A portion of the Sulfuricurvum kujiense DSM 16994 genome contains these proteins:
- the tatB gene encoding Sec-independent protein translocase protein TatB encodes MFGMGIGEIFLIIIIAILFLGPDKLPSTMVEIAKFFRSVKSTVNSARATLEEEMKFSEMKEEALNYKKELTDASAELERITNVTEIGSELNVLKNEINLDVPPPAPSAPKAPEVVTFAPKPKETKPVEENA; translated from the coding sequence ATGTTTGGAATGGGTATCGGCGAAATATTTCTCATCATTATTATCGCTATTTTATTTTTAGGACCCGATAAACTCCCATCCACGATGGTAGAGATCGCGAAGTTTTTCCGAAGCGTTAAAAGTACCGTAAATTCCGCGCGGGCAACACTTGAAGAGGAGATGAAATTCTCCGAAATGAAAGAAGAGGCACTCAATTATAAAAAAGAACTGACCGATGCAAGTGCGGAGTTGGAGAGAATAACCAATGTTACCGAAATCGGCAGTGAGCTCAATGTCCTTAAAAATGAGATCAATCTCGATGTCCCCCCTCCCGCCCCTTCCGCACCGAAAGCGCCAGAGGTTGTTACCTTTGCTCCAAAACCGAAAGAGACTAAACCCGTAGAAGAGAATGCCTGA
- a CDS encoding phage tail protein, giving the protein MKKYYLSALAALSFASSVFAGNPDDYFGAIWPTAAQYCPIDTVEADGTIYPVSQYQALAALYGNTYGGDGRTTFGVPNLRGKMPIGTGPLPGTSYTIQRGDKVGQETSTLTQSTFHTHIATFTRSSSTNPITVNIPVSANTNGNLPAPDSTHNTMAGTSGGPGGAAMWANTMTNPVNINGVTTSGGTGTGTVSVGITGTAAPTAVTTIPPQLGVRFCITTSGTWPENPND; this is encoded by the coding sequence ATGAAAAAATATTATTTGAGCGCCCTCGCGGCGCTGAGCTTCGCATCGTCCGTATTTGCGGGAAACCCGGACGATTATTTCGGTGCAATCTGGCCTACGGCAGCACAATATTGCCCTATAGATACGGTAGAGGCCGATGGAACAATATATCCGGTAAGTCAGTATCAGGCATTGGCAGCTCTCTACGGCAACACCTACGGCGGCGACGGGAGAACCACCTTCGGCGTACCCAATCTTCGCGGGAAAATGCCGATTGGAACGGGGCCGCTTCCCGGCACATCCTACACGATTCAGCGCGGAGATAAAGTGGGGCAAGAGACCTCTACTCTAACTCAGTCCACGTTCCATACCCATATCGCGACATTTACACGAAGCAGCAGCACAAACCCTATTACGGTCAATATTCCTGTCTCCGCTAACACAAACGGAAACTTGCCGGCACCGGATAGCACTCACAATACTATGGCAGGCACAAGCGGCGGTCCAGGCGGCGCAGCGATGTGGGCTAATACAATGACGAATCCTGTCAATATCAATGGGGTAACTACTTCAGGCGGTACGGGGACGGGCACCGTGAGTGTCGGTATTACGGGCACCGCTGCACCGACAGCGGTTACGACGATCCCACCGCAACTCGGCGTACGATTTTGTATCACGACCAGCGGAACATGGCCGGAAAATCCAAATGATTGA
- the queA gene encoding tRNA preQ1(34) S-adenosylmethionine ribosyltransferase-isomerase QueA, translated as MLDPLLTSSYEYTLPEELIATHPIHPRDHARLLVYNRSDKTITHARFDALESFLPENCGIIFNDTKVIKARLYGKKESGGAIELLINRPHDAYAINVYIKGRVKTGTILLFDDTLHAKVIQLHDDGSREVNFYHHENLIRFEELLPILEKIGHIPLPPYLGREDDSEDEREYQSVFAHHEGAVAAPTASLHFTDELFDAVCSSHPHAFVTLHVGSGTFKPVEAEVITDHPMHSEYFHISTDAQNLIRSDLPLLCIGTTSTRTVEYHVRAKETQGEANLFLHPNNPPLRINHLLTNFHLPQSTLLMLVASFVGLEETHRIYREAIDQNYRFFSYGDAMLIL; from the coding sequence ATGCTCGATCCTCTCCTAACCTCAAGCTATGAGTATACTCTCCCCGAAGAACTCATAGCGACCCATCCGATCCATCCCAGAGATCACGCCCGTCTACTCGTCTACAACCGAAGTGACAAAACCATCACTCATGCCCGTTTTGATGCACTCGAATCGTTTTTGCCCGAAAACTGCGGTATTATCTTTAACGATACGAAAGTGATCAAAGCACGCCTTTACGGAAAAAAAGAGAGCGGCGGAGCTATTGAACTACTCATCAACCGCCCCCACGATGCCTATGCCATCAATGTCTACATCAAAGGGAGAGTCAAAACCGGAACCATTCTCCTTTTTGACGATACCCTACATGCCAAAGTCATTCAACTGCATGATGACGGTTCCCGTGAAGTCAACTTTTATCACCACGAAAACCTCATACGTTTCGAAGAGCTCCTCCCTATTTTAGAAAAGATCGGACATATTCCCCTCCCCCCGTATCTGGGCCGGGAAGACGACTCGGAGGATGAGCGCGAATACCAAAGCGTTTTTGCCCACCATGAGGGAGCGGTTGCCGCTCCTACCGCATCACTCCATTTCACCGACGAGCTGTTTGACGCCGTGTGCTCATCTCATCCGCACGCGTTTGTCACCCTCCATGTCGGCTCAGGCACTTTTAAACCCGTCGAAGCGGAAGTTATTACCGACCACCCTATGCACTCCGAATACTTTCATATCAGCACAGATGCACAAAACCTTATACGCAGTGATCTTCCCCTGCTCTGTATCGGAACGACCTCTACTAGAACGGTGGAATATCATGTCAGAGCTAAAGAAACTCAGGGAGAAGCCAATCTCTTTTTGCATCCGAACAATCCCCCTCTTCGGATCAATCATCTTTTAACTAATTTTCATCTTCCCCAATCGACTTTGTTGATGCTTGTAGCATCGTTTGTAGGGCTGGAAGAGACACACCGAATCTATCGAGAGGCGATTGATCAAAATTACCGCTTTTTTTCGTACGGTGATGCAATGCTTATACTGTAA
- a CDS encoding phage tail protein, which translates to MKCYYLSALTALTFASSAFACGDSDYMGSICTTAAAACPAGTLEANGQLLTISQNQALYSLVGPYFGGDGKVNFALPDLRGRAPVGYGQNSDTSNVQFAKPRGQENVTLTVANLPAHTHSAAFNPGSGTNPITVTVPVSTNTSGNVLAPDNTHTIIAGTPTTGSNSAAMWSNTMTSPVNVKGITVSGDTSSGSVTLATTGAAAPVPTISPELGLKYCVVSRGVYPPRP; encoded by the coding sequence ATGAAATGCTATTACTTAAGTGCCCTTACTGCCCTAACCTTCGCATCCTCCGCGTTTGCATGCGGAGACAGTGATTATATGGGTTCAATCTGCACCACGGCGGCCGCTGCCTGCCCTGCCGGAACGCTCGAAGCAAACGGACAATTATTGACTATCAGTCAAAATCAAGCATTGTATTCGCTGGTTGGACCTTATTTCGGCGGCGACGGGAAAGTAAACTTCGCCCTCCCTGACCTGCGCGGGCGCGCACCGGTAGGGTACGGGCAAAATTCCGATACGTCCAATGTTCAGTTTGCAAAACCGCGCGGTCAAGAGAATGTAACCCTCACGGTCGCCAATCTCCCGGCGCACACCCATAGTGCGGCATTTAATCCGGGTAGCGGTACGAACCCTATCACGGTCACGGTTCCTGTCTCCACTAATACAAGCGGAAACGTGTTAGCACCTGATAACACTCATACGATTATAGCAGGTACACCGACAACTGGTTCAAACAGTGCCGCAATGTGGAGCAATACGATGACAAGTCCTGTCAATGTCAAGGGGATAACAGTGTCCGGCGATACCAGCAGCGGCAGCGTTACACTCGCCACTACAGGTGCCGCTGCGCCGGTTCCGACGATCTCGCCGGAATTGGGGCTGAAATATTGCGTCGTCAGCAGAGGAGTCTATCCACCGCGACCATAA
- a CDS encoding DNA-processing protein DprA codes for MKITEHIREFGKMKRYPESLYYKGLPSLLSRPKISMVGTRRPNAYTRSMTYELSKKLSVAGLVIVSGAAAGVDALAHEGAGTANTIAVLPCGIDHRYPASNGILIESIEKNGLIISPFEPDFLATPWSFVVRNEIVVALGEALIVTEADLSSGSMRSVEYAIAMEKPIYVLPHRLRESSATRQLVREGKASAIDDIDLFVARMSQKGKNSIEDTPFIAYCRTNPIYDEAVVKFPSEIFEAELSGTIEVRNGRVWVG; via the coding sequence ATGAAAATCACTGAGCATATTCGTGAATTCGGAAAGATGAAACGTTATCCTGAGTCTCTTTATTATAAAGGTTTGCCGTCTCTTCTTTCGCGTCCCAAAATCTCCATGGTCGGAACCCGCCGTCCCAACGCGTACACACGTTCTATGACCTATGAACTTTCCAAGAAGCTTTCTGTGGCGGGATTGGTGATTGTCAGCGGTGCCGCAGCCGGAGTCGATGCACTCGCCCATGAGGGGGCCGGTACGGCAAATACGATCGCGGTTTTGCCGTGCGGGATCGATCACCGTTATCCGGCATCTAATGGCATCCTGATCGAGTCTATCGAAAAAAACGGGTTGATAATAAGCCCTTTCGAACCCGACTTTTTGGCAACGCCATGGAGTTTTGTGGTGCGTAACGAGATCGTAGTGGCCCTGGGAGAAGCATTGATCGTGACTGAAGCCGATTTGAGCAGCGGAAGTATGCGCAGCGTCGAATATGCTATTGCTATGGAAAAACCGATCTATGTTCTCCCCCATCGTCTTCGAGAAAGTTCGGCCACACGTCAACTGGTGAGGGAGGGGAAAGCAAGTGCGATTGATGATATCGATCTATTTGTTGCACGAATGAGCCAAAAAGGGAAAAACAGCATCGAAGATACGCCGTTTATCGCTTATTGTCGAACCAATCCGATCTACGATGAGGCGGTAGTGAAATTTCCAAGCGAGATCTTTGAGGCTGAATTATCAGGGACTATTGAGGTGCGAAACGGAAGAGTCTGGGTGGGGTAA
- the tatC gene encoding twin-arginine translocase subunit TatC: MFEDLKPHLVELRKRLGISVAAVIIMFFVMFNFHEALLAWVTAPLAEAIASVAKVSTKAAEGMITTTQLGGTFFVAMKVSFFAGLLAALPVILTQFWLFIAPGLYANEKKMLIPFVVGGTVMFAMGAAFAYYVVTPFGFSYLIAFGSASFVPMINIEDYVEFFTKIMFGFGLSFELPVICYFLALLGLIDDKMMTGFFRYAIVLIFIIAAVLTPPDVITQILMAMPLILLYGVSILIVRAVNPAPKEEAYIEEDEEETID, translated from the coding sequence ATGTTTGAAGATTTAAAACCCCACTTAGTCGAACTACGAAAACGGCTCGGTATCAGTGTCGCTGCCGTTATCATCATGTTTTTTGTCATGTTTAACTTTCACGAAGCCCTCTTGGCGTGGGTTACCGCACCTCTGGCTGAAGCAATCGCTTCCGTTGCCAAAGTCTCTACCAAAGCGGCTGAGGGTATGATTACAACTACTCAGCTCGGAGGAACATTTTTTGTTGCGATGAAAGTCTCTTTTTTCGCAGGACTTCTCGCCGCACTCCCTGTCATACTAACCCAATTCTGGCTTTTTATCGCTCCCGGTCTGTATGCCAATGAGAAAAAGATGCTTATCCCTTTTGTCGTCGGCGGAACGGTTATGTTCGCAATGGGAGCGGCATTTGCTTACTATGTCGTCACTCCGTTTGGATTTAGCTATCTTATAGCCTTCGGAAGTGCGTCGTTTGTTCCGATGATCAACATCGAAGATTATGTCGAATTTTTCACCAAAATCATGTTCGGATTCGGTCTTTCGTTTGAACTTCCGGTCATATGCTATTTTCTTGCCCTTTTGGGACTTATAGATGACAAGATGATGACGGGATTTTTCCGCTATGCTATCGTATTAATCTTCATTATTGCCGCTGTCTTAACACCTCCTGATGTTATCACCCAAATTTTGATGGCAATGCCCCTTATTCTTTTGTACGGAGTCTCTATTTTGATTGTTCGCGCTGTCAATCCTGCCCCGAAAGAAGAGGCGTATATCGAAGAAGACGAAGAAGAGACAATCGACTAA
- a CDS encoding molybdopterin-dependent oxidoreductase — MDNINRRNFLGAGLILGASTLLGKESSPKIITDTKEFVPPVIAFPEKKPLKVISDRPPLLESPRDIFTQAITPNDQFFVRWHMPDIPTYIDLHEFRLSVQGSVEKPLSLSVDDLKSKFEPVEITSVLQCGGNSRKYYAKTGQATHGVQWGHGAMGCAVWKGARLKDILNMAGVKATARFVGVNGLEKPAVDATPKFFREMEIDEALSGELIVAYEMNGEDLPYLNGFPLRLVIPGHFSDSWVKMLSEITVMDEYRKSFFMDVAYTVPDNDCECVISGSDFEYKRKPIAAMKVKSVIGYPTPNTVIKKGSRVKVTGVAFDQGKGIKEVMISTDGGKSWSATALQKDNGKYAYRQWVYQWEPKAKGEYIIMVRAINRIGNIQPQADEIGWNAGGYQYNAVDYVNVKIV; from the coding sequence ATGGATAACATTAACCGCAGAAATTTTCTAGGTGCAGGCCTGATACTCGGCGCATCTACCCTATTGGGAAAAGAATCTTCCCCTAAAATTATCACCGATACCAAAGAGTTTGTTCCTCCGGTCATCGCATTTCCGGAAAAAAAACCGCTCAAAGTTATCTCCGACCGTCCTCCGTTGCTGGAGTCTCCGCGCGATATTTTCACCCAGGCGATCACTCCGAACGATCAATTTTTTGTCCGATGGCATATGCCGGACATCCCGACATACATCGACCTTCACGAATTTCGTTTGAGCGTTCAGGGCTCCGTCGAAAAACCTCTCTCTTTGAGTGTGGATGATTTAAAGTCTAAATTCGAGCCTGTTGAAATTACTTCCGTTCTTCAATGCGGAGGAAACAGCCGTAAATATTATGCTAAAACAGGTCAAGCTACCCACGGTGTCCAATGGGGCCATGGAGCAATGGGGTGTGCCGTATGGAAAGGTGCCCGTCTCAAAGACATCCTCAATATGGCGGGAGTCAAAGCGACAGCCCGATTTGTCGGTGTAAACGGGCTCGAAAAGCCTGCCGTCGATGCGACCCCTAAGTTTTTCCGCGAAATGGAAATCGACGAAGCGCTCAGCGGCGAACTGATCGTTGCCTATGAAATGAACGGCGAAGACCTGCCGTATCTCAACGGGTTCCCTCTTCGTCTCGTGATTCCGGGACATTTTTCCGACAGCTGGGTCAAAATGCTCTCTGAAATTACCGTTATGGATGAGTACCGCAAATCTTTCTTCATGGATGTCGCCTATACCGTACCCGACAATGACTGCGAATGCGTCATTTCTGGGAGTGATTTTGAGTATAAACGAAAACCGATCGCCGCGATGAAAGTCAAATCGGTCATCGGTTACCCTACCCCCAACACCGTGATCAAAAAAGGATCCCGTGTCAAAGTTACCGGAGTCGCTTTCGATCAGGGTAAAGGGATCAAAGAAGTCATGATCTCTACCGACGGCGGGAAAAGCTGGAGTGCGACCGCGTTGCAAAAAGACAACGGCAAATACGCCTACCGCCAATGGGTTTACCAATGGGAACCGAAAGCAAAAGGCGAATACATCATTATGGTTCGTGCGATTAACCGTATCGGCAACATTCAGCCTCAAGCCGATGAGATCGGCTGGAATGCCGGGGGATACCAATACAATGCCGTCGACTACGTCAACGTGAAAATAGTGTAA
- a CDS encoding phage tail protein, which produces MKRYYISTLAAFALTSSLYAGSPNDYVGAVWAIGTNYCPTYSLPADGRLLSISDYEPLYALIGTTYGGDGRINFALPDLSGRTPVSSGQSPGLSGVVLGQKRGQTAVTLTAANLPAHTHAATFTPSGTNPITVNIPVSANTSGNLSSPDSTHNTLAGTPNGPTSASMWTSTMTSPINIAGVTASAGTGAASVTVNPTGSSQAINTVPPALGVKYCVTVTGLYPPQP; this is translated from the coding sequence ATGAAACGTTATTACATCAGTACCCTTGCGGCGTTCGCCCTCACCTCATCCCTCTACGCCGGCAGTCCGAACGATTATGTCGGCGCCGTCTGGGCTATAGGAACAAACTATTGCCCTACCTATTCCCTACCGGCGGACGGTCGACTATTGAGCATCAGCGACTATGAACCATTATACGCCCTCATCGGGACCACCTACGGCGGCGACGGGAGAATAAACTTCGCCCTCCCCGATCTTAGCGGGCGCACGCCAGTCAGCAGCGGGCAAAGTCCCGGACTCTCCGGTGTTGTACTCGGACAAAAACGGGGACAAACGGCTGTAACCCTCACGGCCGCCAATCTCCCGGCACATACCCATGCCGCAACGTTTACTCCGAGCGGTACTAATCCTATTACCGTCAACATCCCTGTCTCCGCGAACACAAGCGGAAATTTGTCATCACCGGATAGCACTCATAATACGCTGGCAGGTACACCAAACGGCCCAACCAGCGCCTCGATGTGGACCAGTACGATGACCAGCCCGATCAATATCGCGGGTGTAACAGCTTCCGCCGGTACAGGGGCTGCGAGCGTAACGGTGAACCCGACAGGAAGCTCTCAAGCGATCAACACGGTTCCGCCGGCATTGGGCGTAAAATATTGCGTCACCGTTACGGGGTTGTACCCGCCTCAGCCTTAA